AAACGGTGAGGCCAGGTTCTTGGAAGTTATCTTTCTGGTACTTTAATGGGGAAAAAAGCAGGGCTTTTAAAATTAAAAACGGTACTCCTAAGGCCTTGAAAGTTAGTGCTGAAGTTGAAAAGGGTACATTGGAAATGGGATTGACCGTGGATGGCAAAGAAGAAAAACGTATTTCGCTTAATGAACTTGATTCAACCTATGTTTGGGATTTGAGCAGTTACCCGGATAATAGTAGAGTTGTACTGTATCTATACGGGGATGCAGCCAAAGGAAAAGTGAATATGAACTGGAACGATTAAGTTCCCCGGGATCAGCATTAGCGAGCATAATAGAAAATCTGAATAAAAAAGTACGAGTCCATACCCGGCTCGTACTTTTTTGATTTTCAGAATTAGGATATCAGAAAAAAGTTATGAATATTTTTTTATACCATGTTACCATTCGAAATGTATCAGATATTCCCAATGAAAGGAAGAGAACACATGAGTATTAAGGTCGAAGTTATACCGCAATATCGTATTGCATACGTTCGCCAAACGGGTCCATATGGCCCAGCCAACATTCAGGCGATGGAGACGCTGAAAAAATGGGCTAAGGAGAAAAATTTACTCACGGCATCGACGATTCTGCTCGGAATTCCCCAGGATAACCCTGAAACCACGCTTCCTGAAAACTGCCGATTTGACGCATGTATTGTCCTATCCGAGGACTACCCGCTGGATGATGCTATTTGTGAAGGTATATTACCTCGTGGTGAATATGTGATTTTTAAAGTCAAACATACGGCAGAGGATATTCAAAAGGCATGGTCCGACATATTCCCCGCTCTACAGAACAGTGGCTATCAAATGGATAGAAAGCCAATTATAGAAAGATATATTGGTGATATGACACATAACGAGTTTTGCGAAATATGTGTACCTGTCCAACCTACTACTGAACCTTGACAACAAGAGCGTTGCTGATCTTGCGCCCCGGAGTGGTCAAGTATTTGCCGTTATAGTACAACCCACTGGATGCACCGCCGTCCAGATTCATCGCCTGGTAGGCACCAGCCTGCTTCATGATCTCGGCCAGCTGAGGGATCGTAGCTCCGCCAGTTGTCAGCAGGATTAGCTTATGATCGCGGGTTACGCCGAGCGCGCTGCGGGCGCCGCCACCAGTCAGAATTTTCGGATCCTTGAAGCCTTCCTCCACTACATTAAGAGCTACCTTGCCGTTAACGATCAGACGCGGTCCAGCCTGCAGCCCGCCTTGGATGCTCCCTTCAGCGAATCTGGTCGGGAAGTCTGCGCCGGGTATTAATTCAGCCAACAGATTGTTGTCGAAGGTAAATACCGTACGACGGTCACCGGAGCTCTTATGAGCTATGCTTCCTTCACTAATGATATAACCATAAGGACCTTTATAGCTACCTGTCGTATAGGCGTCGAAGAAGGTTCCATTGATGGCTACGGTTGCTTTGCTGCGCTTCGCGATGCTGCTGAGATCCTCAACATTGCCTGGTTTATCCCCAGCAAGGACAACGTCGAGGGAGACCTTCGGATGCAGGAGCGATATCGTGACCATTTGCGTGCTATAGGATTTACCACCAACCTTGAACGTTTTCCGTTCGCTGATGATTGGCTTGTCCATTTTTCCGTATGCAGATTTCGTCATGTAAGGAAGTGAGGTGGTATATATGTCCTCTGAGGAAGCCTCAGATGCCTTACTATGTATAGTGAGCGAAGAAGTGTTCTTCGACCATTCCAACGATAATGGAAAAGATTCATTAATAATCTGCATAGGCACGAAGGTTATGCCGCCTTCGGTGAACGGAGCATCGGACAGTTTAATCGCCTGGTCATTCCGGATAGCTTGCGTCTTGCCCAAGTGCATCGTAAGTTGAGTCTCGTCCCGGATGATGTCGATCCGTTTCTCGGCCGGTGTCCATACGGTCTTGATGCCGTAAAGTCCGTTCAAGGAGCGCAGTGGGATGAAGGAATGATTGCTCTTGTCATCCATGAGCACGAAGTTCTTGGCAGGGGGCGCGGCATAGCTGGCTGGAATCAGGCAGACGAACAGCAGCACCGCAAGTAGGATTGCTTTTTTCATGAAGCTGAATTCTCCTTTATAGGTATTATGTATTAGTATATTATACCTGAAAAGGTGCGAGAAAAGGGGGAATTTGTCGACTTTGCGCTAGTTTCATATAGAATACTGACTGAAAATCAGATTCAACTGCCCCCCATATTAAAGCGTCTAATCTGAGTTTTACAAGGCAGAAGGCTGCCCGGGCTACAGTTCCCCTGTAGCTTGGGCAGCCTTTTTATTTCATGCCCATTAATACTAGATTGGAGTTAGATTTATGGTGCCGTACACCTAAATAAAATGAAATGTAAAAATCCTCGGTGTGTTGTAAATATTCTCTGTTTCAGGCAAGGTACGTTCTTTCTATGATAAAGGTAGAATTTTCGGCTTCTACGAGGCGAGGATCCGAAAGTCAGAATATTTTGCGAACAAAGGGTTCGTAAAGCGGAAGGAGTAACAACATGACACCGAAATTAGATACGGGCCGTCCCATAATTCATCCGAAACGGGGCTTGCGTTCTAGACTGGGGAGATTAGGGAGCTCATCAACGTTCGTAGGCTACCTGTTTGTAGCCCCCATCCTGATTCTCATGGGAATTTGGTTTTATTATCCTTTGCTGCAATCATTTATTTACAGCTTCCAGGACATTAGCTTTCTGAACCCGGATACGGCCAAATTTATCGGATTCAGCAATTATATCGAGATTGTCAAGGATAAAGATTTCTGGACAGCTCTAAGGCATTCTGCGCTCCTAACGGTCGTGGCTGTACCGCTGCAAGCGCTCATCGCGCTTGTGATCGCGGTTAACTTGAACAAGGTCAGGCAGTTGAAGGGCGTATTCCGTACGTTGTACTACATGCCTTACATTACTTCGACGATTGCTGTAACGACCGTATTTATGTATTTGTTCATGCAGCATGACGGGATTGCAACCAAAGCATTGAGCTGGCTCGGATTCCGAGATGTATCATGGTATGCAGACGTGAAATTAGCTTTGCCGTTTCTTATGATTTTAACGATTTGGACTTATGTAGGCTTTTATATGGTGGTGTATCTCGGAGGTCTTCAAACGATTCCAAATGATATTTATGAAGCAGCCCGAGTCGATGGTGCGAATGGCTGGCAGCAATTTTGGAAGATTACCGTACCTATGCTGAAGCCTGTAACGTTCCTTGTTATCATGTCTGGGATCATCAATGTCATGCAGTTGTTTGACCAGCCGTATGCTTTAGCGAGAAATGGATCGCTGGGCAGTCCAGCCGGCGCAACCAGTACCATCGTTATTTACTTCTATAGTCAGGCGTTCAGCTATAACCGTGCCGGTTACGGCAGTGCGGCCGCATTTATCATCTTCGCCATTATCATTACGCTGTCCATGCTGCAAAAACGATTTGTTCGGGAGGAGATCTAGTCATGGATAGTAGAAAGAGTCAGTTTTTCCGTTACTTGCTGCTGGTAGTTTTCTCGATATTTTTCGTCGTACCGTTCGGCTATGCGATCTATACGTCGCTCTTGTCCAAGGCCGATATCGGCCATTTTGTCATGCCGACCAGGTGGACATTTGAAAACTACAAGGACGTTTTTGTGAATTCGGATCTGCTGATCTGGTACAAGAACTCCATTATCGTAACGGTAGGCATCTTGCTTGGGAACCTGATTGTGAACACGATGGCTGCTTATTCCTTAGCCCGGTTGAATTACCGGGGGAGAGGAGTGGTGTTCTTTCTAATTATCGGGATGATGATGGTGCCATACCAGGTCATGATTATTCCAATTTTCTCTATGATCGTAGATTTGAAGTGGTTGAACAGCTATTACGGCTTGATTATTCCGTTCTTGTTCCAGGGGTTCCTCGTCTTTCTGATGCGGCAGTTCTTCCTGACGATTCCGAAGGAGCTAGAAGAAGCGGCGGAGGTCGACGGATTGAACAAGATCAGCATCTTCTACCGGATCATGTTGCCCTTATCTAAGGGAGCGATCGGCACCCAGATTATTTTCAGCTTTACCGGGACCTGGAACTCCTTCGTATGGCCGGTGACACTTGTGAATGACAGCCGCTGGTATGTGCTGACGGTCGGTCTGAACACGCTGAAGAACCGTTATTTTGAATGGCCGAACCTGACCATGACCGGTGTTGTCCTGTTGACCGTACCGATCATTATCGTATTCCTGATTTTCCAGCGTCAAATGGAGCAAGGGATTGCCACAACAGGCTTAAAAGGATAATTCATTGTATAAAATAGATAGTTACTGACAGGAGGAAGAGTCTTGATCGAATATAAAGCGACGGACGCACAATATGAGGGATGGGTCATTTCGGAAACCGCCTTTGACGTCAGACATTTGGCCAAGTTCGAGACGATTTTTAGTCAGGGGAACGGTTATTTGGGACTCCGGGCTGCAACGGAAGAATGCTATGGTGGGGAACGTCGCAATTTGTTTATCGCAGGAACCTTCAACCGTTTTGTGAATCAGGAGGTAACCGAGTTGCCGAATGCTGCGGATATGCTCCAGCTTGACATTCGCTTAAACGGTAACCCTTTTCATTTGGAGAAGGGAACGATTCACAGCTACCGCCGGGAGTTTGATCTGCGGCAAGGCGAACTGCGGCGTGACATCGTCTGGGAGGATGAACAGGGCGCTCAGTTCAAGCTGCGGTATAGACGTTTTGTGTCTTTGCAGAATATGCACTTGCTGGGCATGAGAGTAGAAATAACGCCGCTTACACACCCTTCGGATATTTTCATTCGTTCTGGCATCAATGGGCAAATGACGAACTCAGGCGTACAGCATTTTCTTGAGGGAGATCGGCGGGTATTCGACAAGGAGCTGCTCCAGTTGACAGCCACAACCTCGCAGTCAGACATTGAGTTTGTACATACTATTGCATCTCAGCTGTACCGGAGTGGAAGCCGCCTTCAGACGGATCCGGTACCAAGTATGGAACGGCGAAAGGTTATGTTGACGTATCAGGCTGATGCTGAGGTCGGTGAGACGATCAGGTTCGATAAAATCGCTTCGGTACATACAAGCTTCGATTTCGATTGGAACGAACGATCAACCAGCAGTCATTCGTTGATGGCGTTCGCCAGAGAACACCTGCTTGCAGCTGCCAATAAGGGGTTTGATCAACTGTTTAATGAACATGAACAGGCATGGCAGCGGCGCTGGAAGCATATTAGCATCGAAATCAGCAGCAGCGATTTCTTTGATCAGCTGTCTGTCCGCTTTGCTCAGTACCACCTCACAATCATGACACCTGCGCATGACAGCCGCTTCTCGATCGGGGCCAAGGGATTGACAGGTGAAGGATATAAAGGGCATGTATTCTGGGATACGGAAGTATTCATCCTGCCGTACTTCCTGTATACCGAGCCGGAAACGGCGCGCAAGCTGGTGGAATATCGCTACCATACCTTGAAAGGTGCCAGAAAAAATGCGCTTGACCATGGGTACCGCGGTGCGATGTATCCTTGGGAATCGGCTGTTACGGGTGAAGAGGAAACACCGGAATGGGGACCTGTTGATATAGTAACCGGCACACCAACCTATATATGGACGGGAAAAATCGAGCAGCACATTACCGCAGACGTCGCTTACGGCGCTTGGCACTATTACCAGGCGACTGATGATCAGGAGTATATGGACCGCTGCGGTTATGAAATCATGATGGAGACTGCTACCTTCTGGGCCAGCCGGCTGGAGTGGAATGAAGAGAGGCAGCAGTACCACATCACAGATGTAATCGGACCGGATGAGTATAAAGAGCATGTAAGCAATAACGCATACACCAACTACATGGCTTATTGGAATATCATGAAGGCGATCGAATGTACTCATAGCTTGATGCAAGTACAAAACGAGGTATATGCACGCCTGGAGCAAGAACTATCTTTGACTGAACGCCTGAAGGAATGGGAAGAGAAGGCCCAGTACATTTATTTGCCGCAGCCAGATTCGTATTCGCACCTGATTCCGCAGGACGACACCTATTTGCATTTGCAGGTCATAGATTTGCAGAAGTACAGAAATCAGAAGGTAGTAGCTTCGATTCTTGCTGATTACAGCATGACTCAGCTCAGTGAGATTCAGGTATCCAAGCAGGCAGATATCCTCGTCTTGTTCTATTTGCTGGAGGACTGGTTCTCTAAGGAGGTTAAAGCAGCGAACTGGCATTATTATGAGCCGAAAACACTGCATGACTCTTCGCTCAGCCTGTCCACACACAGTTTACTGGCTTGTGATGTCCATGATATGGATCTGGCTTACGAAATGTTCGCCAAGGCGGCGCGAATTGATCTGGGGACCAACATGCATAGCTGTGATGAAGGGATTCACGCTGCTTCGATCGGAGGGATCTGGAAGGCTGCCATTATGGGGTTTGGCGGCGTTCGCTCCTGGGAAGGGACTCTGCGGCTGAATCCGATGCTGCCACGTACCTGGGATCGGCTATCCTTTCCGCTATACTGGCAGGGCTCACAGCTGCAGGTGACCGTTAATCGCGATAAGCTTGAGGTGAAACGCATACTTTCCGAAGCAAGCGTGGGAAGTAAGCTGCGGGAAATGAACATCCTCATCCATGGCCGTCCATGTTCACTGACGGATCATCTTATCATCGACTTGAAGGAGGGCATTCCTGTTGAGTGATTCTAGAAGAGAGATTAAGGCTTTTATATTTGATCTGGACGGAGTCATTACAGATACGGCAAAGTATCATTTTGAGGCGTGGAAGCTGCTGGCGGATGAGCTAGGTCTTCCGTTTGACCGGGAGTTCAATGAACAGCTTAAAGGGGTCGATCGAGAAAAACAAAACTATCAGCGTTTGATAGAAGCGGTTGACGAAACGGAGATTCTACCTGGTATACTTGATTTATTTCATGAGCTCAAACAGCGGGGGATTGCCATTGGACTCGCTTCCGCCAGCCGCTAGGCATTGAGCCTCAATACTGTGTCGGCGTAGAAGATGCAGAGGCAGGAATCCGGGCTATTCAAGGAGCAGGGATGTTTGATGTGGGTATAGGCGATATGCAGGCATTAGTCGAAGCCGATTATCTCGTTTTAAAGTCAGCTCAGCTCTCCTTGTCCGAAGTAGAAAGTCATTTTAGACAATAATTCAAGCACATAAGTATGCAACTTGAACGTAATTCGAGTGAATAGGTTCAGGGTTTGCATACTTTTGCATTAATGCAACCAGTCAAATCGATATGATGGTATCGTTAAAATCTGACTTATTTCAAAAACAAAACGGAGGATGGAGTATGCTGAAATGGAAACGCTTCCGTGATCGCAGCATCCGGCAAAAAATGTTTCTGACCTATGCGCTGCTAATGATAATTCCACTTTTGGTAATCAGTATTTCTTTTTATACATATGCCATGTCCATCTTCGAGACCCGTATTGTAAAGTCGTTTGAGGAGACGAACCTGCAAATGATTTCGACTGCAGATGCTTTCGTAAACAGTATGATCAAATCATCGGAGCAGCCATTTTATGACGAGAATCTGATGACAATTTTAGCGAAGGATTACTCCAAATCCGCCTATGAGACGTTTGAGAAGAGCATGGATTTCCGCTATATCAGCGATAGCGTCTTTAAGAATTTAATGACATTCAATCCGAGTATCGATTCGATTCTGATTTATCCGGAGAACAGTCCGTTGATCTACCGAAGGGGATATAACACGACCTTTAATTATAAGTACACTCCAGTACATGAAGCGTGGTACCAGCAAATTATTAACAACATGGAAAAACCGGTTTTGCTCGGCCTGCACGAGGAAAAGCAGATGTACAGCAAGCCCAGGAGGGTGCTGTCCGTTGGTCGAGTTCTGGTGGATGCGGATTCGTATCAGAAGCTGGGTGTACTGCTTGTGAATTTCCGCGTGGAGCAGCTGGAACAATTGTTCAGCGGACTGGATAACAAGCGGGATGTAAATCAGTTCATTGTAGATGAGAAAGGAACGGTGATATTCAGCACGACGCCAGGGATGATGGGGACAAATCTCATTCAGCCTCTTTCGCAAATTCAGCCGAACAGTAAGGATTATTATGTCGTTCGCCATGAATCTAAAGTATCCGGGTGGCAATTTTACAGTGTCATTCACCGCAATCAGCTGTTCGCCGAGATCAATAAGCTCCGCGATTTTACAGTACTACTGTTCGTTCTGCTCGTAGCGATTGGATTCATCATCGCATTTCTAGTATCCGGCAGCATCTCGAATCCGATTCGAAGACTCAACCGGTTGATGCGTAAGGTGGAGAAGGGGAATTTCAATGTAGTTGCTCACCAGGACAGTCTGGATGAAGTCGGTCACTTATCCCGTACCTTTAACAGGATGACGGGGGAAATCAAAGAACTGATCGAGCAAATCAAGCTAGAGGAGAAGAAGAAGCGGAGCGCTGAGCTGAACGCCCTGCAGAATCAGATCAATCCCCATTTTATCTATAATACGCTTTCGGTTATTAAATGGATGGCTCAGGCGCAAATGGCCGACAACATTACGGAAGCGATTGATGATATGATCAAGGTTTTGTCTTTCTCTACTCGAAGTACGCAGGAGTTTGTTTCCATTAAAGAGGAAATGGAGTTTATCCGCAACTATGTCGAATTGCTGCAGCTTCGTTATTATAGCGTATTTGACTGTAAGATTGATGTTGCGCCGGATGTGATGCACTATAGAACGCTGAAATTTATGGTCCAGCCTTTTGTGGAAAATGCGGTTTTTCACGCTTTTGTCAGCCATGACCGCCCTTATGAGTTGTACATTTGTGTAGGAAAAACAGATGGCGATGATATTCAATTCATCATCCGTGATAACGGGATCGGAATCCGGCAAGAGCAGCTCCATCACCTGCTGCAACAGGAATGGTCTGACAAGGAAACAATGAAC
The window above is part of the Paenibacillus lutimineralis genome. Proteins encoded here:
- a CDS encoding AraC family transcriptional regulator; protein product: MSIKVEVIPQYRIAYVRQTGPYGPANIQAMETLKKWAKEKNLLTASTILLGIPQDNPETTLPENCRFDACIVLSEDYPLDDAICEGILPRGEYVIFKVKHTAEDIQKAWSDIFPALQNSGYQMDRKPIIERYIGDMTHNEFCEICVPVQPTTEP
- a CDS encoding carbohydrate ABC transporter permease yields the protein MDSRKSQFFRYLLLVVFSIFFVVPFGYAIYTSLLSKADIGHFVMPTRWTFENYKDVFVNSDLLIWYKNSIIVTVGILLGNLIVNTMAAYSLARLNYRGRGVVFFLIIGMMMVPYQVMIIPIFSMIVDLKWLNSYYGLIIPFLFQGFLVFLMRQFFLTIPKELEEAAEVDGLNKISIFYRIMLPLSKGAIGTQIIFSFTGTWNSFVWPVTLVNDSRWYVLTVGLNTLKNRYFEWPNLTMTGVVLLTVPIIIVFLIFQRQMEQGIATTGLKG
- a CDS encoding glycoside hydrolase family 65 protein codes for the protein MIEYKATDAQYEGWVISETAFDVRHLAKFETIFSQGNGYLGLRAATEECYGGERRNLFIAGTFNRFVNQEVTELPNAADMLQLDIRLNGNPFHLEKGTIHSYRREFDLRQGELRRDIVWEDEQGAQFKLRYRRFVSLQNMHLLGMRVEITPLTHPSDIFIRSGINGQMTNSGVQHFLEGDRRVFDKELLQLTATTSQSDIEFVHTIASQLYRSGSRLQTDPVPSMERRKVMLTYQADAEVGETIRFDKIASVHTSFDFDWNERSTSSHSLMAFAREHLLAAANKGFDQLFNEHEQAWQRRWKHISIEISSSDFFDQLSVRFAQYHLTIMTPAHDSRFSIGAKGLTGEGYKGHVFWDTEVFILPYFLYTEPETARKLVEYRYHTLKGARKNALDHGYRGAMYPWESAVTGEEETPEWGPVDIVTGTPTYIWTGKIEQHITADVAYGAWHYYQATDDQEYMDRCGYEIMMETATFWASRLEWNEERQQYHITDVIGPDEYKEHVSNNAYTNYMAYWNIMKAIECTHSLMQVQNEVYARLEQELSLTERLKEWEEKAQYIYLPQPDSYSHLIPQDDTYLHLQVIDLQKYRNQKVVASILADYSMTQLSEIQVSKQADILVLFYLLEDWFSKEVKAANWHYYEPKTLHDSSLSLSTHSLLACDVHDMDLAYEMFAKAARIDLGTNMHSCDEGIHAASIGGIWKAAIMGFGGVRSWEGTLRLNPMLPRTWDRLSFPLYWQGSQLQVTVNRDKLEVKRILSEASVGSKLREMNILIHGRPCSLTDHLIIDLKEGIPVE
- a CDS encoding phosphodiester glycosidase family protein, whose protein sequence is MKKAILLAVLLFVCLIPASYAAPPAKNFVLMDDKSNHSFIPLRSLNGLYGIKTVWTPAEKRIDIIRDETQLTMHLGKTQAIRNDQAIKLSDAPFTEGGITFVPMQIINESFPLSLEWSKNTSSLTIHSKASEASSEDIYTTSLPYMTKSAYGKMDKPIISERKTFKVGGKSYSTQMVTISLLHPKVSLDVVLAGDKPGNVEDLSSIAKRSKATVAINGTFFDAYTTGSYKGPYGYIISEGSIAHKSSGDRRTVFTFDNNLLAELIPGADFPTRFAEGSIQGGLQAGPRLIVNGKVALNVVEEGFKDPKILTGGGARSALGVTRDHKLILLTTGGATIPQLAEIMKQAGAYQAMNLDGGASSGLYYNGKYLTTPGRKISNALVVKVQ
- a CDS encoding carbohydrate ABC transporter permease, translated to MTPKLDTGRPIIHPKRGLRSRLGRLGSSSTFVGYLFVAPILILMGIWFYYPLLQSFIYSFQDISFLNPDTAKFIGFSNYIEIVKDKDFWTALRHSALLTVVAVPLQALIALVIAVNLNKVRQLKGVFRTLYYMPYITSTIAVTTVFMYLFMQHDGIATKALSWLGFRDVSWYADVKLALPFLMILTIWTYVGFYMVVYLGGLQTIPNDIYEAARVDGANGWQQFWKITVPMLKPVTFLVIMSGIINVMQLFDQPYALARNGSLGSPAGATSTIVIYFYSQAFSYNRAGYGSAAAFIIFAIIITLSMLQKRFVREEI
- a CDS encoding sensor histidine kinase, whose amino-acid sequence is MLKWKRFRDRSIRQKMFLTYALLMIIPLLVISISFYTYAMSIFETRIVKSFEETNLQMISTADAFVNSMIKSSEQPFYDENLMTILAKDYSKSAYETFEKSMDFRYISDSVFKNLMTFNPSIDSILIYPENSPLIYRRGYNTTFNYKYTPVHEAWYQQIINNMEKPVLLGLHEEKQMYSKPRRVLSVGRVLVDADSYQKLGVLLVNFRVEQLEQLFSGLDNKRDVNQFIVDEKGTVIFSTTPGMMGTNLIQPLSQIQPNSKDYYVVRHESKVSGWQFYSVIHRNQLFAEINKLRDFTVLLFVLLVAIGFIIAFLVSGSISNPIRRLNRLMRKVEKGNFNVVAHQDSLDEVGHLSRTFNRMTGEIKELIEQIKLEEKKKRSAELNALQNQINPHFIYNTLSVIKWMAQAQMADNITEAIDDMIKVLSFSTRSTQEFVSIKEEMEFIRNYVELLQLRYYSVFDCKIDVAPDVMHYRTLKFMVQPFVENAVFHAFVSHDRPYELYICVGKTDGDDIQFIIRDNGIGIRQEQLHHLLQQEWSDKETMNSIGIGNVSRRLKLHYGEKYGVAMESTVGEGTSVCIRIPAMEQDPTSIQPRKEGLI